Proteins encoded together in one Elusimicrobiota bacterium window:
- a CDS encoding winged helix-turn-helix domain-containing protein, producing MGEFSSNLIKARATAGFDTAYKFYHRNGGRGHFPFTFVHYTRIEKGVSMPAPAALEYIFLALRLLPSQDAARQLLLSYLKDYLGRGADYILAPLMSAGGQPAADPLQWMKTHGSEHITPEEFKVMASDATTYWCAEALCNDARNWTPQALAAELGLKPEPVRKALEKLKKAGLAVYAGAGKFKCRHTGKFFTWPGRLTGMNAHLDAIKSYWDRAGKEGGRELFERLELIRAEEGAVFNYRLQLAQTLDNANGYSTHNKGDNTGFFLIETRIKKLKDF from the coding sequence ATGGGAGAATTTTCGAGCAACCTTATAAAAGCGCGGGCCACGGCCGGTTTTGACACGGCCTATAAATTCTACCACCGCAACGGCGGAAGGGGACATTTTCCTTTTACCTTCGTACACTACACGCGCATAGAAAAAGGCGTATCCATGCCGGCGCCCGCCGCGCTGGAATATATCTTCCTCGCTTTGCGCCTGCTACCTTCACAGGACGCGGCCCGCCAGTTGCTTCTGAGCTATTTAAAAGATTATCTGGGCCGCGGCGCTGACTACATACTTGCCCCCCTCATGAGCGCCGGCGGCCAGCCTGCCGCCGACCCGCTGCAGTGGATGAAAACCCACGGCTCCGAGCACATCACTCCGGAGGAATTTAAAGTCATGGCTTCGGATGCAACGACCTACTGGTGCGCCGAGGCCCTTTGCAATGACGCGAGGAACTGGACGCCCCAGGCTTTGGCGGCGGAGCTGGGTTTAAAACCGGAGCCGGTCCGCAAAGCCCTTGAAAAACTTAAAAAAGCCGGACTTGCCGTTTACGCCGGGGCCGGCAAATTCAAGTGCCGCCACACCGGAAAATTTTTTACCTGGCCGGGCCGCCTGACCGGGATGAACGCGCATTTAGACGCCATTAAAAGCTACTGGGACAGGGCCGGAAAAGAAGGCGGCCGCGAGCTGTTCGAGCGGCTTGAGCTTATACGCGCGGAAGAAGGGGCTGTTTTCAACTACAGGCTTCAGCTCGCGCAAACGCTGGATAACGCGAACGGCTACTCCACCCACAACAAAGGCGACAACACCGGTTTTTTCCTTATAGAGACCCGCATAAAGAAACTGAAAGATTTTTAA